In Mucilaginibacter celer, one DNA window encodes the following:
- a CDS encoding phosphoadenylyl-sulfate reductase — protein MSLALENIQQQIAGLTPVEALSKLAELYPGEVIFSTSFGWEDQVISHMIFANNLPIKVFTLETGRLFRETYSVWASTMNRYQKPIHAYYPNNELLEEMVSKKGPNSFYESVENRKECCGIRKIEPLKRALKGNKIWITGIRAEQSVNRHDMHDTEWDEQNQLVKFHPIFSWTLDEVKAYIKQYNIPYNSLHDKGFPSIGCMPCTRAVAEGEDFRAGRWWWEDQSKKECGLHEVTAK, from the coding sequence ATGAGCTTAGCTTTAGAAAATATACAACAACAAATAGCCGGGCTTACCCCCGTTGAGGCGCTCAGCAAACTGGCCGAACTATATCCCGGCGAGGTGATCTTCTCCACCAGTTTCGGCTGGGAAGACCAGGTGATCAGCCACATGATCTTTGCCAATAACCTGCCGATTAAAGTATTTACGTTAGAAACCGGCAGGCTTTTCCGCGAAACCTATTCGGTTTGGGCCAGCACCATGAACAGGTACCAGAAGCCTATCCATGCCTACTACCCTAACAACGAATTGTTGGAAGAAATGGTAAGCAAAAAGGGCCCCAACAGTTTCTACGAATCGGTAGAGAACCGCAAGGAATGCTGCGGCATCCGTAAAATTGAACCGCTTAAACGAGCGCTAAAAGGCAATAAGATCTGGATCACCGGTATCCGCGCCGAGCAATCGGTTAACCGCCATGACATGCACGATACCGAATGGGACGAGCAAAACCAGTTGGTAAAATTCCACCCAATTTTTAGCTGGACATTGGATGAGGTAAAAGCCTACATCAAACAATATAACATCCCTTACAACTCCCTGCACGATAAAGGTTTCCCAAGCATCGGCTGTATGCCATGTACCCGAGCCGTAGCCGAGGGCGAAGATTTCCGCGCCGGCAGATGGTGGTGGGAAGATCAATCGAAGAAGGAATGCGGGCTGCATGAGGTAACCGCCAAGTAG
- the proB gene encoding glutamate 5-kinase: MAFNYQRIIIKIGSNVLTQKNGLPDQQRIAHLVDQISAIKKQGKEVILVSSGAVASGRSLITVSEKADAVAARQLLASIGQVKLINTYSQLFEKHNILCSQVLVTAEDFRDRKHYLNMKNCLEALLQHEVIPVVNENDVVSVTELMFTDNDELAGLLASMLNANALIILTNVDGIYNGDPKAEGSAVIDEVSGKEIDFSAFVSSGRSQFGRGGMITKSTMAQKTAQLGINVHIANGTRDNVLTDLLDKSVIHTRFVPSKTASGKKKWIAHSEKSATGSVLINAGAREALLSNKATSLLPIGIVGVVTDFKKGDVIKIIDDADKLIGLGIAEYGSDKARERVGHKNQKALVHYDYLYLQG, translated from the coding sequence ATGGCCTTTAATTACCAGCGTATCATCATCAAAATCGGTTCGAACGTATTAACACAAAAAAACGGTCTCCCCGATCAGCAGCGGATAGCGCACCTGGTTGACCAGATCTCGGCCATCAAAAAACAAGGTAAAGAAGTAATATTGGTATCATCCGGAGCCGTAGCATCGGGCCGGAGCCTGATTACCGTATCTGAAAAGGCCGATGCCGTGGCAGCACGTCAATTACTGGCTTCTATCGGGCAGGTAAAGCTCATCAATACCTATTCGCAGCTTTTTGAAAAGCACAATATATTATGTTCGCAGGTTTTGGTTACTGCCGAGGATTTTCGCGACAGAAAACACTACCTCAACATGAAAAACTGCCTCGAAGCTTTGTTACAGCACGAAGTGATCCCGGTAGTTAACGAGAACGACGTAGTATCGGTAACCGAGCTGATGTTTACTGATAATGATGAACTGGCCGGTTTGCTGGCCTCTATGCTCAACGCCAATGCCCTCATTATTTTAACTAATGTTGATGGGATTTATAACGGTGATCCGAAAGCGGAAGGCTCGGCTGTGATAGATGAGGTAAGCGGAAAGGAAATTGACTTTTCAGCTTTTGTTTCTTCGGGACGCTCGCAGTTTGGTCGTGGCGGAATGATCACCAAATCAACCATGGCACAAAAAACAGCGCAGCTTGGTATAAATGTGCATATCGCTAACGGCACAAGGGATAATGTACTTACCGATCTTTTGGATAAAAGTGTGATCCATACCCGCTTTGTGCCGAGCAAAACGGCTTCAGGCAAAAAGAAATGGATAGCGCACTCCGAAAAATCGGCCACTGGCAGCGTTTTGATCAATGCCGGTGCAAGGGAAGCCCTCCTATCCAACAAAGCCACCAGCCTGTTACCCATTGGTATAGTTGGCGTTGTCACTGATTTTAAAAAAGGCGACGTTATTAAGATTATTGACGATGCCGATAAACTGATTGGCCTGGGCATTGCCGAATACGGATCGGACAAGGCCCGTGAGCGCGTTGGCCATAAAAACCAAAAGGCGCTGGTACATTATGATTATCTTTACTTACAAGGCTAA
- a CDS encoding HEPN domain-containing protein, producing the protein MQSFRTELENPIVEKDIIDLEKKIRAFREGKIHDEKFRSLRLARGVYGQRQPGVQMVRIKLPFGKVSFRQLLKIAEISDEFGSSNLHLTTRQDIQIHYVSLDRTPQLWAKLEQDDITLREACGNTVRNVTASPTAGIDPKEPFDVSPYAYATFDYFLRNPICQEMGRKFKISFSSSDEDTAFSYIHDIGAIPKVNAAGERGFKIMLGGGLGAQPILANIVEEFLPEDQLIPYIESVIRVFDRYGERNNRNKARMKYLIQKLGLEEVLRLTQIERTANKVKSYPINRDAVDAPALPPTDTYPEVTIGNPLRYEQWLATNVFEQKQKDFYGVYIKVPVGDISSDTARALVKTLEPLVGNEIRITQNQGLLLKYVRKEALPALYEGLAKLELAAPGFDSIADVTTCPGTDTCNLGISNSMTMARVLEDLIYNEYEDFIYNREIKIKISGCMNSCGQHGLAHIGFHGSSLKVGAKVLPSVQVMLGGGTIGNGEGRAAERVIKVPTKRATDVLRSLLNDYKEFSPEGETYHQYYDRQGKDYFYRLLKPLADLTTLTDDEYIDWGHQETFVTAIGVGECAGVVIDLVATLLFESEEKMGWSNEAYADGRWADAIYHAYNVFVSSAKALLLDKGVNSSTQIGVIREFDAQYVEKGEFELAGTFNDLVLQLNQNEPTQEFATAYLAQATDFLSRSKDKREALVQ; encoded by the coding sequence ATGCAAAGCTTCAGAACGGAACTGGAGAACCCGATTGTTGAGAAGGATATTATCGATCTTGAAAAAAAGATCCGTGCTTTTCGTGAAGGTAAAATTCATGATGAAAAGTTCAGGAGCCTGCGTTTGGCGCGCGGTGTTTACGGGCAACGCCAACCGGGCGTACAAATGGTACGTATTAAACTCCCCTTCGGTAAAGTAAGCTTTAGGCAATTACTGAAAATAGCCGAGATCTCGGACGAGTTTGGCAGCAGCAACCTGCACCTTACCACCCGCCAGGATATCCAGATCCACTATGTAAGTCTTGACCGTACACCGCAACTTTGGGCTAAGTTAGAGCAGGATGATATCACCCTGCGCGAAGCCTGTGGCAATACCGTACGTAACGTAACCGCATCCCCTACCGCTGGTATCGATCCAAAAGAGCCGTTTGATGTTTCTCCATACGCTTATGCTACTTTCGATTATTTTCTGCGCAACCCTATTTGCCAGGAAATGGGCCGTAAGTTCAAAATCTCGTTTTCATCAAGCGATGAGGATACTGCATTTTCATATATCCATGATATCGGCGCTATCCCTAAGGTAAATGCTGCCGGCGAACGTGGTTTTAAAATTATGCTGGGTGGCGGTTTAGGCGCGCAGCCTATCCTTGCCAATATTGTTGAGGAGTTTTTACCGGAAGATCAGCTGATCCCCTACATCGAATCGGTGATCCGCGTCTTTGATCGCTATGGCGAACGTAACAACCGCAACAAGGCGCGTATGAAATACCTGATCCAGAAACTTGGATTGGAAGAGGTGCTTCGCCTAACTCAAATTGAGCGTACTGCCAATAAAGTAAAATCATATCCAATTAACCGCGATGCCGTTGATGCCCCTGCCCTTCCTCCTACCGATACCTATCCGGAGGTAACCATCGGCAATCCACTGCGTTACGAGCAATGGCTGGCCACCAACGTGTTTGAGCAAAAGCAAAAAGATTTTTACGGCGTATACATTAAAGTACCTGTAGGTGATATCTCATCTGATACTGCCCGCGCTTTGGTTAAAACTTTAGAGCCATTGGTTGGCAACGAGATCCGCATCACCCAAAACCAGGGTTTGCTGTTAAAATATGTTCGCAAAGAGGCATTGCCTGCTTTGTACGAAGGTCTGGCTAAATTAGAACTGGCCGCGCCAGGTTTTGATAGCATTGCCGATGTTACTACCTGTCCGGGTACGGATACCTGTAACCTGGGTATCTCCAACAGTATGACCATGGCCCGCGTACTGGAAGACCTGATTTACAACGAATACGAAGATTTTATCTACAACCGCGAGATCAAAATTAAAATCAGCGGTTGTATGAACTCATGCGGACAGCATGGTTTGGCACATATCGGTTTCCACGGCAGTTCGTTAAAAGTAGGTGCTAAAGTATTACCGTCTGTACAGGTGATGCTGGGCGGCGGTACCATTGGCAATGGCGAAGGCCGTGCTGCTGAGCGCGTGATCAAAGTACCCACAAAGCGTGCTACCGATGTACTTCGCTCCTTGTTAAACGATTATAAAGAGTTTTCGCCGGAGGGTGAAACTTACCACCAATACTACGACAGGCAGGGTAAAGATTATTTTTACCGTTTGCTGAAACCATTGGCGGATCTGACTACACTAACCGACGATGAATATATTGACTGGGGCCACCAGGAAACTTTCGTTACCGCTATCGGTGTTGGCGAATGTGCCGGTGTGGTGATCGATCTGGTTGCTACCCTGTTGTTTGAATCGGAAGAAAAAATGGGCTGGTCTAATGAGGCTTATGCCGATGGCCGCTGGGCTGATGCCATTTATCATGCTTATAATGTATTTGTAAGTTCGGCAAAAGCATTATTGTTGGATAAAGGCGTTAACAGCAGCACACAAATTGGCGTGATCCGCGAGTTTGACGCACAGTATGTTGAAAAAGGTGAATTTGAACTGGCAGGTACTTTTAACGACCTTGTTTTACAACTCAACCAAAACGAGCCAACGCAGGAGTTTGCAACAGCATACCTGGCACAGGCCACAGATTTTTTAAGCAGAAGTAAGGATAAGAGAGAGGCGCTTGTACAATAA
- a CDS encoding TonB-dependent receptor, which produces MKIFTNSIKIIVLFLVLLPGLSYAQLNGSYILSGKVNDDQGKPLVGATVSIKGTSNKTSTDTTGKFSLTTSAKLPYTLVFTAVGYQPQEFYIKNANSAVNITLTTQSLLVNEVVVTASRKEEKLLRSPVAIEKLSITALKQSPGPSFYDALENVKGVQMTTTSITLKVPNTRGFNSPNNFRFMQLVDGVDMQSATLGVPLGNAIGPTELDIASIEITPGAAAALYGTNAINGLSNLFTKDAFKYQGLSFYHRQGLNHVGKDRLGASSITEDALRFAKAFNDKFAVKVNFSYMQGQDWQSDTRNDQNPTNLKSANPAYPELTGTSNAAYDGWNKYGDDALAGSNTVSIKGITVDGKARPNLLVARTGYNEVDLVDPHVKNLKLDGTLAYKLSPTTTLSYTYRYGKLDGVFQRGNKISLQGATVQNHKVELKGKDFLVRGYESIENTGNSFNVKPLADNLDLNHASNSAWGTLYGNALKAYNGGVLTSANLAAAEQAARAAADKGRVEPGTPEFDALRKTIIGINNWDIKSSLIPNAPATGGAALWQKSHLYNGEAQWDLSSKVKFVDLLVGGDVRVYSITPDGNNFVDFTRPIADRNTPLADGSFGKDVIYKKYGAFTQVTKTFFDEKLKLFGSIRWDHNPYFDPKFTPRLAAVYTVNQNHNFRFTFQNGYRFPSLFEALSYVNNGRVKRVGSLPFINEGLGYLGNSYTQTSVVAFNAAVNAAGGSDQAALANRNLLQVANLPPARPEQITSFEVGYKGIVADNKVFIDIDAYTNRYDGFLGQVQVFVPNGVTVGSDAAVLAMLDINRDPTTGTSSNAASQGQARYRVYTNAKNIYHNYGSSAGVTYNFYQHYTISGNVSYNKLKAQKASDIFVTGFNTPEWSGNVSFGNREVVKNFGFNVVYKWQQSYLWESPLVTGTVPSIKTVDAQVTYRVPQYYTTFKAGATDIFNKRYYQYAGGPTIGGLYYVSVTLDGLLAGNNNK; this is translated from the coding sequence ATGAAAATTTTTACAAACTCAATTAAAATAATTGTGCTTTTCCTGGTACTGTTACCAGGCTTAAGTTACGCGCAATTAAACGGCTCATATATTTTGAGCGGAAAGGTTAATGACGATCAGGGCAAGCCACTGGTAGGGGCAACCGTATCTATTAAAGGTACAAGCAACAAAACATCAACCGATACAACCGGTAAGTTCTCACTAACCACCAGTGCCAAATTACCTTATACATTGGTTTTTACCGCTGTAGGCTATCAGCCACAGGAGTTTTATATTAAAAACGCCAACAGCGCTGTAAATATCACCTTAACCACGCAATCGTTACTGGTTAACGAGGTAGTAGTTACGGCATCCCGGAAGGAAGAAAAACTGCTCCGCTCGCCGGTAGCTATCGAAAAGCTGAGCATCACGGCGTTGAAGCAGTCGCCGGGCCCAAGCTTTTATGACGCTTTGGAAAACGTGAAGGGCGTGCAGATGACCACCACCAGTATCACCCTGAAAGTGCCTAATACACGTGGCTTTAACAGCCCTAACAACTTTAGGTTTATGCAGCTGGTTGATGGTGTTGATATGCAGTCGGCCACGTTAGGAGTACCGCTGGGTAACGCTATTGGCCCCACCGAGCTGGATATTGCCAGTATTGAGATCACTCCGGGTGCGGCTGCTGCACTTTATGGTACTAATGCTATTAACGGTTTATCAAACCTTTTCACCAAAGACGCTTTTAAATATCAGGGCTTAAGTTTTTATCATCGCCAGGGCCTTAACCACGTGGGTAAAGACCGTTTGGGGGCCAGTTCAATTACCGAAGACGCATTGAGATTTGCCAAAGCTTTTAACGATAAATTTGCCGTTAAGGTAAACTTCAGCTACATGCAGGGTCAGGACTGGCAATCTGATACCCGGAACGACCAGAACCCAACCAACCTGAAATCGGCCAACCCTGCTTATCCCGAATTAACCGGTACAAGCAACGCTGCTTACGACGGCTGGAACAAATACGGTGACGATGCGCTTGCAGGCAGTAATACCGTATCCATAAAAGGGATTACCGTTGACGGCAAAGCCCGCCCCAACCTGCTTGTAGCCCGCACTGGCTATAACGAGGTTGACCTGGTTGATCCGCACGTGAAAAACTTAAAACTGGACGGTACACTGGCTTATAAATTATCGCCCACTACTACGCTATCATATACTTACCGTTATGGTAAACTGGATGGTGTATTTCAGCGCGGTAACAAAATTTCGTTACAGGGTGCTACCGTACAAAACCATAAAGTAGAGTTGAAAGGTAAAGATTTCCTGGTTCGTGGCTATGAATCTATCGAAAATACAGGCAATTCATTCAACGTAAAACCATTGGCCGATAACCTTGATCTGAACCATGCCAGCAACTCGGCCTGGGGAACTTTGTATGGTAATGCTTTAAAAGCTTATAACGGAGGCGTATTAACTTCAGCTAACCTTGCGGCTGCCGAGCAGGCTGCCCGTGCCGCCGCAGATAAAGGTAGAGTTGAACCGGGTACGCCCGAGTTTGATGCACTACGCAAAACCATCATCGGCATTAACAACTGGGATATCAAATCAAGCCTGATCCCGAATGCTCCGGCAACCGGCGGTGCAGCTTTGTGGCAAAAAAGCCATTTATATAACGGCGAGGCCCAGTGGGACCTGAGCAGCAAAGTGAAATTTGTTGACCTGTTGGTTGGTGGCGACGTTCGCGTGTACAGTATCACTCCTGATGGTAACAACTTTGTAGATTTTACCCGTCCGATTGCTGATAGGAACACTCCTTTGGCAGATGGCTCATTTGGTAAAGATGTGATCTACAAAAAATACGGTGCATTTACCCAGGTTACCAAAACTTTTTTCGATGAGAAGTTGAAATTATTTGGTTCTATCCGCTGGGATCACAACCCTTATTTCGATCCTAAATTTACACCGCGTTTGGCGGCGGTTTATACCGTTAACCAGAACCACAACTTCAGGTTTACTTTCCAGAATGGTTACCGTTTCCCATCATTGTTCGAGGCTTTATCGTACGTAAACAATGGCCGTGTAAAACGCGTGGGTAGTTTGCCGTTTATTAACGAGGGGTTGGGTTATTTAGGTAATAGTTATACCCAAACATCAGTTGTGGCTTTTAACGCTGCTGTAAACGCAGCCGGCGGCAGCGATCAGGCTGCATTGGCTAACCGCAATTTATTACAGGTTGCCAACCTGCCACCCGCCCGCCCAGAACAGATCACTTCTTTCGAGGTTGGCTACAAAGGCATAGTTGCTGATAATAAAGTGTTTATTGATATTGATGCCTACACCAACCGCTACGATGGTTTCCTTGGCCAGGTGCAGGTATTTGTGCCTAACGGTGTAACAGTAGGCTCGGACGCCGCAGTGTTGGCCATGCTTGATATCAACCGCGACCCTACAACAGGTACTTCAAGCAATGCGGCCAGCCAGGGCCAGGCCAGGTATCGTGTGTATACCAATGCTAAAAACATTTATCACAATTATGGTTCATCGGCTGGTGTTACCTATAATTTCTATCAGCACTACACCATATCGGGTAACGTAAGCTACAACAAACTTAAAGCTCAAAAAGCTTCAGATATTTTCGTTACCGGTTTCAATACACCCGAATGGTCGGGCAACGTATCATTTGGTAACCGCGAGGTGGTTAAGAATTTTGGTTTCAATGTGGTGTACAAATGGCAGCAGTCATACCTGTGGGAAAGTCCGCTGGTTACAGGTACTGTACCATCAATTAAAACTGTTGATGCGCAGGTTACTTACCGTGTACCGCAATACTACACAACCTTTAAAGCTGGCGCCACCGATATTTTTAATAAAAGATATTACCAATACGCAGGCGGCCCAACCATCGGCGGCTTGTATTATGTATCGGTTACTCTTGATGGTTTATTAGCAGGAAACAATAATAAATAA
- a CDS encoding TSUP family transporter → MTLLPRDNSLTNIQDEKQEGNQLFPVFLKLNNLHTVLIGGGNVGLEKLTAVLNNSNHARVTVISREFLPEVHTLAAQYPGIRIVQKSFTDDDLNDADIVIAATNDSELNNYIRNAAHDRKLLINVADKPELCDFYLGSIVQKGDLKLAISTNGKSPTVAKRLKEVLNQSLPAELDTTLQQMSELRNTLEGDFAEKVKKLNNVTAVLVEPKATSRKNFIWLIWSTIIVSLAIGITALYLKEPNFKTFVSGIDPLFYYFLGAGFLFAMIDGAIGMSYGVTSTSFSLTMGIPPAAASMGVHLSEVLSCGIAGWMHYRMGNINWKLFKLLVVPGIVGAFLGAYILSSLEHYAMYTKPVVSVYTLILGIVIFRKAFNTQKKKSADKVKRISLLGLGGGFIDAVGGGGWGSIVLSTLIAGGRSPRFSLGTVKLSRFFVAMVGSITFIAMVNGNNWHSVAGLVLGSALASPIAAKISNKISAKTIMVAVSVIVILISIRSILKFFVPIP, encoded by the coding sequence ATGACGTTGTTGCCCAGGGATAATAGTTTAACCAATATTCAGGATGAAAAACAGGAAGGTAACCAGCTTTTCCCTGTTTTTTTAAAGCTGAACAACCTGCATACCGTGCTTATTGGCGGCGGTAATGTGGGCCTGGAAAAACTTACCGCGGTACTCAACAACAGCAACCACGCCAGGGTAACCGTGATCTCGCGCGAGTTTTTGCCCGAGGTACATACCCTTGCAGCGCAGTATCCCGGCATCCGCATTGTACAGAAATCATTTACTGATGATGATTTGAACGATGCTGATATTGTTATCGCCGCTACCAATGACAGCGAGCTTAACAATTACATCCGTAATGCGGCACACGATCGTAAACTGCTCATCAATGTAGCTGATAAACCTGAGCTATGCGATTTTTATTTAGGATCGATAGTGCAAAAAGGCGATCTGAAACTGGCCATATCAACCAATGGCAAATCCCCAACCGTAGCCAAACGGTTAAAAGAAGTACTAAACCAAAGCCTTCCTGCTGAACTTGACACTACCTTACAGCAAATGAGCGAACTAAGAAACACCCTTGAAGGCGACTTTGCCGAAAAGGTTAAAAAACTGAATAACGTAACCGCCGTATTGGTTGAACCTAAAGCCACCAGTCGTAAAAATTTTATCTGGCTTATCTGGTCAACTATTATTGTATCGCTGGCCATTGGTATAACAGCCCTTTACCTCAAAGAGCCAAACTTTAAAACATTTGTTTCCGGTATCGATCCGCTGTTTTACTACTTTTTAGGCGCAGGCTTTTTATTTGCCATGATTGATGGTGCCATCGGCATGTCGTATGGTGTTACTTCAACCTCGTTTTCGTTAACCATGGGCATCCCTCCCGCCGCGGCAAGTATGGGCGTGCACTTATCCGAAGTTTTGAGTTGCGGTATAGCGGGCTGGATGCATTACCGCATGGGTAATATCAACTGGAAATTGTTTAAACTTTTGGTTGTGCCCGGTATAGTCGGCGCTTTTTTAGGTGCTTATATTTTGTCATCGCTCGAGCATTATGCCATGTACACAAAGCCAGTTGTATCGGTATATACCCTGATATTGGGCATCGTAATTTTCAGAAAAGCATTCAATACGCAAAAGAAAAAATCGGCTGATAAGGTAAAACGTATTTCCCTGCTCGGTTTAGGTGGTGGTTTTATTGATGCAGTTGGTGGTGGCGGTTGGGGATCTATCGTATTATCTACGTTAATTGCCGGTGGCCGTAGTCCCCGTTTTTCTTTGGGTACCGTAAAACTTTCCCGCTTTTTTGTGGCGATGGTTGGCTCGATAACTTTTATAGCGATGGTTAACGGTAATAACTGGCATTCGGTAGCCGGCCTGGTTTTGGGTAGTGCCTTAGCCTCACCTATCGCGGCTAAAATCTCCAACAAAATCTCGGCAAAAACCATTATGGTTGCGGTATCGGTTATTGTAATCCTCATCAGCATCCGTTCTATCCTTAAATTCTTCGTTCCGATACCATGA
- a CDS encoding RrF2 family transcriptional regulator encodes MLSKKTKYAIKALVVLGKNMDQPPMQISKIAELERIPKKFLEQILLDLRNAGFLYSKKGAGGGYSLNRDPKEIFLVSIMRITDGPIAMVPCASLNFYHKCDECHQESTCGIRDVFVDVRDATLKILSETSIADIIKRETTLISV; translated from the coding sequence TAAAGGCGCTTGTGGTGTTGGGTAAAAACATGGATCAGCCGCCTATGCAAATATCTAAGATCGCTGAATTAGAGCGTATCCCGAAAAAATTCCTCGAACAGATCCTGCTTGATCTTCGTAACGCCGGTTTCCTGTACAGCAAAAAAGGCGCGGGCGGAGGTTACAGCCTAAACCGCGACCCGAAAGAAATATTCCTGGTAAGTATTATGCGTATTACCGATGGCCCTATTGCCATGGTGCCCTGCGCAAGCTTAAATTTTTACCACAAATGTGATGAGTGCCACCAGGAAAGCACTTGCGGCATAAGGGATGTGTTTGTTGATGTACGGGATGCCACACTCAAAATATTAAGCGAAACCAGCATCGCCGATATCATCAAACGCGAAACTACACTCATCAGCGTTTAA
- the cobA gene encoding uroporphyrinogen-III C-methyltransferase, with the protein MTDTNKNTKQPRITLVGAGPGDADLITVKAIKALKTADVVLYDALVNEEILDYAPEAATKVYVGKRSGEHSFSQEAINNLMVDYALNYGHVVRLKGGDPFVFGRGYEELIIAAEHNIPASVVPGISSSIAVAELQNIPVTHRGLSESFWVVTGTTANGKISNDLIEASRSNATVVVLMGIHKLAEITEIFKLQDKNNLPVAVIQSGSTENEKIAIATVDTIVNSVEENKISSPAIIVLGEVVSLHPKFKLIKEVYDVVAQG; encoded by the coding sequence ATGACCGATACTAATAAAAATACAAAACAACCACGCATCACCTTAGTGGGCGCAGGTCCCGGCGATGCAGATCTGATCACTGTAAAAGCCATAAAAGCATTAAAAACTGCCGATGTGGTTTTGTATGATGCGTTGGTGAACGAAGAAATACTTGATTATGCCCCCGAAGCTGCTACTAAAGTTTACGTAGGCAAACGCTCGGGCGAGCATTCTTTTTCGCAGGAAGCTATCAACAACTTAATGGTTGATTACGCCCTGAACTATGGGCATGTGGTGCGCTTAAAAGGCGGTGATCCATTTGTATTCGGTCGCGGATACGAAGAGCTCATTATTGCCGCAGAGCATAATATTCCGGCTTCGGTTGTTCCGGGTATCTCAAGCTCGATAGCGGTTGCCGAATTGCAGAATATCCCAGTTACCCACCGTGGTTTAAGCGAAAGCTTTTGGGTTGTTACCGGCACAACAGCCAACGGCAAGATCTCGAACGATCTGATTGAAGCATCGCGCTCAAATGCTACTGTGGTTGTGTTGATGGGCATCCACAAGCTGGCGGAGATCACCGAAATATTTAAGTTACAAGACAAGAACAATTTGCCGGTTGCCGTTATCCAAAGCGGAAGTACCGAGAACGAAAAAATTGCTATAGCAACCGTAGATACCATTGTAAACTCGGTAGAAGAAAATAAAATTTCGTCTCCTGCCATTATTGTTTTGGGCGAAGTAGTATCACTTCACCCCAAATTTAAACTGATAAAAGAGGTTTATGACGTTGTTGCCCAGGGATAA